In Nerophis ophidion isolate RoL-2023_Sa linkage group LG03, RoL_Noph_v1.0, whole genome shotgun sequence, the following are encoded in one genomic region:
- the LOC133549007 gene encoding zinc finger protein 37-like isoform X2 produces MMEREEPQPPYLKEKEEEPQLHYIKEEEEEPESTHIKEEEPHPPHIKEEEKSQPPHFKEEEVERRISPEGEHLEGREEFPLTVIVKSEDEEVESESEEKREAEPPSSSSTQHMTTEAAGDHGGGSQADKLLAPLSDSDETTSHSPDTGDENPEIGTTLHADNTHFKCSHCDKTFNYHCHLKRHTRTHTGEKPFMCSFCSKRFALKQHLTIHLRMHTGEKPFSCSVCRKGFVQRDKIARHMRLHTGEKPFTCSFCDKSFVQSQHLKVHLRTHTGEKPFACSSCNRSFCDQSTLVRHTRTHTGEKVFGCSVCDERFSYKYQWKKHKCAGESCSGK; encoded by the coding sequence ATGATGGAGCGGGAAGAGCCACAGCCGCCCTACCTTAAAGAGAAAGAAGAGGAGCCGCAGCTTCACtatattaaagaggaagaggaagagccaGAGTCCAcccacatcaaagaggaagagcCACATCCTCCACATATTAAAGAGGAAGAGAAGTCGCAGCCGCctcactttaaagaggaagaggtggaACGCCGCATCAGTCCggagggagagcatcttgaaggacgaGAGGAGTTCCCGTTGACGGtcattgtgaagagtgaagatgaggaggttgaaagtgaaagtgaggagaagagagaggcggagcctccgagcagcagctcaactcaacacatgacaacagaagctgctGGAGACCAcggtggaggatcacaagcagacaagctcttagctccactgtcTGATAGTGACGAGACGACGTCTCACTCTCCTGACACTGGCGATGAAAACCCTGAAATTGGTACGACTTTACACgctgacaacacacacttcaaatgttctcactgtgacaaaaccttcAATTACCATtgtcatttgaaaagacacacgagaacgcacaccggagaaaaacctttcatgtGCTCATTTTGCAGTAAACGCTTCGCTCTGAAGCAACATTTGACAATACACTTGAGAAtgcacaccggagagaaaccatTTTCTTGTTCCGTATGCAGAAAAGGTTTTGTGCAAAGAGACAAGATCGCAAGACACATGAGACtgcacaccggagagaaaccgtTCACGTGTTCATTCTGCGACAAAAGTTTCGTACAGAGTCAACACTTGAAAGTGCACTtgagaacgcacactggcgaGAAACCCTTCGCCTGTTCGAGCTGCAACAGGAGCTTCTGTGACCAATCCACACTTGTGAGACACACGAGGACACACACGGGTGAGAAAGTGTTCGGCTGCAGCGTTTGTGACGAAAGATTCTCTTACAAGTACCAGTGGAAGAAGCACAAATGTGCTGGTGAGAGCTGCAGCGGCAAATGA